The sequence CTGATTGTCTTGGCTTGTCCCCCTCCCCGCCGTCTCCATGCCAGGTGCCACAGGACACCTGTAAATACGTACAGCCCCCACCTGTAAAGCCATCACCTGGCGGAAGGAGGCTGCAGAGCCAGGCATTTCACTGCACCTTTAATAAACAGCTGTTGAATCGCGCTCCAACTGGCTGTGCCTTAGTCTCCAGAGGGGTGAGGCAGGGTGGGGGTCAGGAGGGGGCTTTCCAGGCCTTCCATCCGGGTCCATGTGCTGCCTGTATAGCCTTGCTCCCCACAACCAAGTGTACTCGAGGTTGACACAAGGGTTTGTTGTGTGCAAGAGTGCCCTCCCTTGGATGAGGAGGCTGCTCGGGGTCCACTGCTTCTACTGGCACCGCATCCATGCTTTCTCAACACCTGGGCCCCCAAGTTTCCAGTTTTAGGGTCTCTAGGTGTGAAGCAGACACCTTTTCCTCCTGGGATATGTGAGGTCTCCTTTGTCTGCTGTGCGGGGTCCCAGCGCCACCCTGAGCTTTTGGAGGGGCCCATGGGGGGACTGTCGTCGGAGGTACTCAGTGGGCTCATCACCTCCCACTGGTCTGCTGCTCTGGTCTTCAGGGGACTGGCTTCTTAGGGTGAAAGCCCTTTTCACGGTCCTCACCTGGCCCACCGCCCACCTGTCTGCAGGtgaaggtggaaggagggagggcaCTGGGTGAGAGCTGGGGCGGGGACTGACTACCAAGCCCTCTCACGGTACCCTCATGTGACTGCATTCCACAGGTGACAGACAGACGAGAGCCTGCCCTGGGGGAGCGCCCAGGCCCAAGATGGGGTGCCAGGGACCCCGAGAGGTGGCACTCACCCTGAGGGCTACTGCTCCTCATACAACCAGAGCCACCATGGGCTGGGGAGGACACTGAACACCCCCACACTCTTCTGGAACCTCTGGGGCCCCCCCAATTCACATGGAGATGGCAGAACCAGAGGGGTAGGTCCCACCTGCTCAGTCTGATTGGTCAGTGAAGCAGGGTcaccagaggaagggaggggaagatGGATTGACGGCCCTGGGCCCCGAGTCTTGAAGGAAGTCCAGTCTGGGCTCCTCAGGGCAAGAGGCCTGTGCACAACCCGGATCCCATCCTCAGGGAGGGGTCTATGCCCAGTGGGACCCCACAGTGACTGGGCAGGCCGTGTCCCCTGGCATCTCTGGGTGCCAGGGCATGTCTAGGCCGCAGAACAGAGAGCCAGAAACCTGCTTCTGGGACCCAGGGGCCAGGTGTCAGGTGAGGTGTGCCAGGCCAGATGCTGAGTGGAGGACTCAAGGTTCCGGTGGGCCAGGTTATCCCAAGGAGGCGGCTGCCGTGCCGGGCAGAGCCACTTGGCCCACCTGGCTGATGTCCCGCTCCAGCTCCTTGCCCGCCTGCTGCAGGTCTGCACGCTTCTGTTCCAACTGGGCACCCGCCTGCTGCAGCCGCTGGTTCATGGCCACATAGATCCGGCTCTGGAAGTAGAGCTGCTCTCGCTGGGCTTCGGCGTCCTCGGCCCGCCCAGAGGGGCTCAGGGGGTCTGTAGATAGGACACGGCAGCATCACTGCCCGTTAACCAGAGGACTCAGTTTATCCTCCAGAGAAAACAATGGACTGGAGGGGACAGGTCACAGGAAATGCTGGACTCCACTGACCCACAGTCCCTCCAAGGGGTGGGCCCTGGCTCCTGGAAAGGGCTCTGACCCTGATCACGAAGCAGACTGGCTCTCACCAGCACTCTGAGCACTCAGGGAGATGGGAAGAGGCCAGGATGCACATTTCCCAGTGACCACACTTCCTAAAGGGTACAGGAGAAGGGGGGAGTCAGGGCAGAAAAGGCACAGACTCCAGGGTCACATGGACACACATCAAGGTCCTCCTTGCTCTGCCTGGTCCCCCTGTCCACAAACTGGCCAGAAGCTCTGCATTTGACTGCAGATCACTTTATCACCTGGTGGGAAAGGCCAGACAGTGCAGGTgcacacagaggcagacacaggCCGGCAGgggcagcccctgctccctgaATGGCCCCAGCACTGGCCACGCCTCATGGCCCCAACCTCCAAGTGCTGGGGACCTAGGCCTGTGAGCCTTAAGCTGGGGCTCAAGCAGCCGCCAAAAACCCAGCTGTGGGCTGTGGATAAATAGGTGCTGCGGTTCCTCAGGCGGCCCCATCCAACACGTTCCAGGTGACAGAAACGTCCCCAGCTGAGCCCCCCAGCACAGCAGCAACAAGGGTTTCCTGAGCCTGTAAAATGTGGCCATTTGCAGCAAAGAACAGAATTTTTACTgttacttaatttaaaaacaaattgtcCCACAGCCACATGTAAGTCAATGACGTTAGAACACTCTCTCATACCCTACACAAAAAAACCCAGAATGGCTTAAaggcttaaatataagacatgacaccataaaactcctagaggagaccaCAGGTATAACATTCTGTGACATGGATCTTACCTATGCTTTCTTAGGTCCgtctcccaaggcaacagaaatagaagcaaaaataaataaataggacctaatcaaactcacaggcttttgcccagcaaaggaaaccaacagcctatagactgggagaaaataattgcaaatgatgtgactgaccaAGGCTtgacttccaaaatatacaaacagctcatacaactcaatatcaacaaacaaaacaacccagttgaaaaatgggctgaagacctacacagacatttctccaaagaagacatacagatggtcaagaatcacatgaaaaaatgctcagcatcactcattatcagagaaaggcaagtcaaaactacaatgaggtaccacctcctACAGGTCAgtatggccatcattaaaaactgtacaaataaggacttccctggtagtccactggCTAAGACGCCATGCTCCTAATGCACGGGGccaaggttcaaaccctggtcagggaactagatcccacatgctgcaactaagagttcacatgacacaacaaagacctggcacagccaaataaaataaatattaaaaaaaaaaaaaacctctacaaataaacaaatgctggagagggtgtagagaacagtaaacactcctacactgttggtgggaatataagctactgcagccactgtgaaaacagcacagaagttcctcaaaaaactaaaaacagaggtaccatatgattcagcaatcccactcctgtgcaAATATATTCAGAtgaaaccacaattcaaaaaaaacatgcaccccaatgttcacagcagcactagttacaacagccaagacatggaggcaagCTAAAcgtccactgacagataaatggatagagGAATAAAAAGGGTacggtaagaaaaaaaaaaggatatggtgtatatatacacaatggattactACTCAGCAGTGAAAAAGCACAATATtgtcacttgcagcaacatggatccAACTAGCGAGtaccatactaaatgaagtaagtcagaaaaagacaaatactgtatgatatcacttatatgcggaatctaaatataatgcaaatgaacttatctatgaaacagaaacagactcagacctAGGaaaagacttgtggttgccaagggggagggacagcaagaaaatcaatccttaatattcactggaaggactgatgctgaacctccaacactttggccacctgatgtaaagagctgactcactggaaaagactctgatgctgggaaagatttcgagcaagaggagaaaggagcaacagaggatcagatggttggatggcattaccaactcaacggacatgagtttaagcaaactccgggagatggtgaaggatagggaagcctggcgtgctgcagtcgatgaggtcacaaagagttggacacgactgagcggctgaacaacacacacagagggaaTGGGGGATGGTGGAAAGAATGGGAGTTTTGGATAACCATATGCAAACTATTACGTACAGAATGGattaacaacaaggtcctgctgtatagtgCAGGattttcaatatcctgtgataaactataatggaaaagaatgagtATGTGTAACTCTactatgaaacagaaattaacactgtaaaccaactatactttaattaaaaaaaaaaaagtcacaaagacGAACCCCCCGAAAAAATCCCAACGTGTTTCTCACCTTCTGACATCCCACAAGCCTCATACTAATCCTCTCTACCCACTAGAATGGCCTGAGGACAGGCACTTTCATCCTCCCCCCCTCCCCGCGCCTTGGCTGTACCATgtggtatgtaggatcttagttccccgaccggggattgaacccatgccccctgaagtggaatcGCAGAGTCCTAAGCATTGGACggacagggaagtcccagggacttTCAACGTTCAGATCTCACCTCACCACCTCAGTGATTAGAATAGAACCTGGCCCATAAGAGGTTCTCAATAAGGCTGAACGAATAAACAAACCTCATAGAGAACACAGTATTCAGACTACAACTGTATGTCGGCCCCTGCAGTCAATGTTCTCCGTTTATCTTCTGAACAAGGGGTGGACACCCTTTCTCTGCAAAAGGCCAGACCTAAGTATTTTGGGCACTGTAGGGCCAGACAGTCTCTGTCCTGACCATTTAACTCTGCTAGTGCGTCTCAAAAGCAGCCAGGTGCTTCCCTTCTCGCTGGGGTCTCGGGACCGCCCTTCCCCTGCACGGCCTGGGCTCCCCCTACCTTCCCGGGCCAGTGCGGTGAACACGGGGTCCTCGGCGGGAGCCCCCCGCACGTCCTCCAGGATCTGCTCTACCGTGGGGGGCGCCGGGCGGGTGGGCAGCACCACGCGCTTCTTGGCCTTGGAGCCCATCCCTGCAGGCTGGAGAAAAGAGCGTTGACCGCGCAGTTCCTGGCGCCCTGCTCCGGAGTCCCGCTCCCGGCGAAGCCGGCCCTGCCTCGTTCCTCCCAAGGCAGAACAGCACGCGGTCTGGGGCTTCAGTGTCCGGCTCCACTCAAGACAAGTTTCCAGCAGAAGCTCCACCTGGCAGCGGGTACTCAGCCGCCACAGCTGCCGAGAGGCCACTTCCGCTTCCGGTCGGCCTGCGGGCCCGCCCTATAGGCACGTGAAGCGCACTTCCGGCCTCCTCGGGTTCCCGCCCACCGCGAAGCCAACCCCTCTGTAAAGGGGCCACGCCCGAGAGAGTTTCAGTACACTGGAGCAGAATGGCTGGAGCTTCcgtgatagctcagctggtgaagaatccaccagtAATGTAGGAGACcgcagttcgattcctgggtcgggaagataccctggagaaggaataggctacccactccagtattcttgtgcttccattgtggctaagctggtaaagaatacgcc is a genomic window of Ovis canadensis isolate MfBH-ARS-UI-01 breed Bighorn chromosome 5, ARS-UI_OviCan_v2, whole genome shotgun sequence containing:
- the C5H19orf25 gene encoding UPF0449 protein C19orf25 homolog, whose protein sequence is MGSKAKKRVVLPTRPAPPTVEQILEDVRGAPAEDPVFTALAREDPLSPSGRAEDAEAQREQLYFQSRIYVAMNQRLQQAGAQLEQKRADLQQAGKELERDISQVGQVALPGTAAASLG